A DNA window from Micromonospora sp. NBC_01739 contains the following coding sequences:
- a CDS encoding site-2 protease family protein — MAARDGEPLVLGVPRAAFRPSPIFLALVALLIACGVSAWHGIGNVRLAVFGFVVTGWVVSLCLHEYAHAVVAYRFGDRGVAHRGYLTLNPLKYSHPLLSIALPVVVVLLGGIGLPGGAVWVDRHVIAGRLRHTLVSLAGPATNVVFALVLVAVLRIGAPGGGPVEFWAAVALLGFLQLTASVLNLLPVPGLDGGNMIQPWLNPQWRRMYDLFAPYGFILLFALLWNPQIGGWFFSAVFAIADFLGLPPWLYATGLDLVRFWS; from the coding sequence ATGGCGGCCCGGGACGGCGAACCGCTGGTCCTGGGGGTGCCGCGGGCCGCCTTCCGGCCGTCCCCGATCTTCCTGGCTCTGGTCGCGCTGCTGATCGCCTGCGGGGTGTCGGCCTGGCACGGCATCGGCAACGTCCGGCTCGCCGTCTTCGGGTTCGTGGTCACCGGCTGGGTGGTCTCGCTCTGCCTGCACGAGTACGCGCACGCGGTGGTGGCGTACCGGTTCGGCGACCGGGGGGTGGCCCATCGCGGCTACCTGACCCTGAACCCGCTGAAATACAGCCACCCCCTGCTGTCGATCGCCCTGCCGGTGGTGGTGGTACTGCTCGGCGGCATCGGCCTGCCGGGGGGTGCGGTCTGGGTGGATCGGCACGTCATCGCGGGGCGGCTGCGCCACACCCTGGTCAGCCTCGCCGGCCCGGCCACCAATGTGGTGTTCGCCCTGGTGCTGGTGGCGGTGCTGCGGATCGGTGCGCCCGGGGGTGGTCCGGTGGAGTTCTGGGCGGCCGTGGCCCTGCTCGGCTTCCTTCAGCTCACCGCCAGCGTGCTCAACCTGCTGCCGGTGCCCGGTCTGGACGGCGGCAACATGATCCAGCCCTGGCTGAACCCGCAGTGGCGGCGGATGTACGACCTGTTCGCCCCGTACGGCTTCATCCTGCTCTTCGCCCTGCTGTGGAACCCGCAGATCGGCGGCTGGTTCTTCTCCGCGGTCTTCGCGATCGCCGACTTCCTCGGCCTGCCACCGTGGCTCTACGCCACCGGCCTGGACCTGGTCCGCTTCTGGAGTTGA
- a CDS encoding aldo/keto reductase family protein produces MEFRHLGRSGLMVSEISYGNWITHGSQVEEDAAFACVRAALDAGITTFDTADVYAGTRAEDVLGRALEGQRREGLEIFTKVYWPTGPGRNDRGLSRKHIMESINGSLRRLRTDYVDLYQAHRYDYHTPLEETMEAFADVVHSGKAHYIGVSEWKASQIREAHALARELRIPLVSNQPQYSMLWRVIESEVVPTSAELGVGQIVWSPMAQGALSGKYLPGQPPPAGSRATDEKSGANFIARWLTDDVLTRVQQLRPLADQAGLSMAQLAIAWVLQNPNVSSAIVGATRPEQVHDNVKAAGVKLDADLLKAIDEIVDPITERDPARTESPAERP; encoded by the coding sequence ATGGAATTCCGACACCTGGGCCGTTCCGGCCTGATGGTCAGTGAGATCTCGTACGGCAACTGGATCACCCATGGCTCACAGGTCGAGGAGGACGCCGCCTTCGCCTGCGTCCGAGCCGCCCTGGACGCCGGCATCACCACCTTCGACACCGCGGACGTCTACGCCGGCACCCGGGCCGAGGACGTGCTCGGTCGGGCCCTGGAGGGCCAACGGCGTGAAGGTCTGGAGATCTTCACCAAGGTGTACTGGCCGACCGGTCCGGGCCGCAACGACCGGGGCCTGTCCCGCAAGCACATCATGGAGTCGATCAACGGTTCGCTGCGGCGGTTGCGCACCGACTATGTGGACCTCTACCAGGCCCACCGGTACGACTACCACACCCCGCTGGAGGAGACGATGGAGGCTTTCGCCGACGTCGTGCACTCCGGCAAGGCCCACTACATCGGGGTCTCCGAGTGGAAGGCCTCGCAGATCCGCGAGGCCCACGCACTGGCCCGTGAACTGCGCATCCCGCTGGTCTCCAACCAGCCGCAGTACTCGATGCTCTGGCGGGTCATCGAGAGCGAGGTCGTCCCCACCAGTGCGGAGCTGGGGGTCGGGCAGATCGTCTGGTCGCCGATGGCCCAGGGGGCGCTCTCCGGCAAGTACCTGCCCGGTCAGCCGCCGCCCGCCGGCTCCCGGGCCACGGACGAGAAGTCCGGGGCGAACTTCATCGCCAGGTGGCTGACCGACGACGTGCTGACCCGGGTGCAGCAGCTGCGCCCGCTGGCCGACCAGGCCGGGCTGAGCATGGCCCAGCTGGCCATCGCCTGGGTGTTGCAGAACCCGAACGTCTCCTCGGCGATCGTCGGCGCGACCCGCCCGGAGCAGGTGCACGACAACGTCAAGGCGGCCGGGGTCAAGCTCGACGCCGACCTGCTCAAGGCGATCGACGAGATCGTCGACCCCATCACCGAACGCGACCCGGCCCGTACCGAGTCGCCGGCCGAGCGGCCCTGA
- a CDS encoding WG repeat-containing protein: protein MSRGYDRWGDPPEPSWMVEPTTEWQPQFPGQRYPGDDGADHHQPRPRGRASAIGRAEVPPLAPTRPDGTYVGRSWEDEPEGWPGRQEAAGHRRPDGGNSPPAYDRFPHPGRPEERRSAPAEPVRGRDGVTWSDMGPQATGGTGAPTHRTPDRYAQPEGYPSRHDRRDRGGFTSHERRGPDRYSRGEPEPDRRQADRREPDRYPQHEPQWRDQDPDRYPRRPARPEPPDRDQYRRGAPVSPAGPPERGWVPEPGQEGQRPAAYRPAEEVDRRSGDPARRPRYQWSSHPGHPGHEDEPRVEGYREQFGVGDPEAAPYPDGYLDDEPVRGPRDEWTRAPERSRTEPISRDPQRHPEPPRRDLPWPEPGPMRPGTGRGHREYQRPVAPGPGDQPGRDDRRIPERPGPDRFMDRPAAQRPDADHPVSPAADHPSRRHLSVVPEQPVSPAPERTARPVSPAPEHPVSPAAGRARPVSPAPGQDRPDSFRPHPDRPSAPAPDWPGTPGPSSQRPGFPRPDQHQPSRPSQERPVASGSDRAAPGETVRPAPLHQHEVRPAPLHDHQVRPAPLHDQPMAATPPPVPTPTVASAPPATPPPTYRPVSAPSTQRPVSAPPSHWPLGGSRFEHLDAPVAAPTDDPPGSTPVSGPPVTPPPGRYVPPAAETAASAGVNSPPEGFQAWFGSPAPSPAVAPESTDLPGRPTQPVPPVSGPPATTPVSAPPATTPVSAPPATRPVSAPPASPPVSAPPAPSLSAPPATPPVSASPATTPVSAPPASASAPLIPPLPASAPPSAPSVAATSTSAAGLPTAVTPATIPPATPDPTLPATLDSTPPATREQPSPPMAPVSGPPATATPQSVTPAATAPVSAPPAAPAAPIPSAPATEAASAIDAPPAEVIPPADDVPATEDAPPAEDAPPAEDAPPAEDAPPAEDAPSAEDVPAADIASAAEAAPADVVPPDDDALVAEASAADDATESTVDEEPEPPADPEQVLAGYRWQLDPEQLREVVEDPQELRTVRDRLTDKLASALDNRSRARLLSLRAVASRVLGDLDDALDDGRLALTYAEATGELRRVALAQARLAHVLRWRGEFAEADRLFAEANSVELPDRLRAALHEHAARCCYDQGRLMEACHHFERALDLRGEGDAELLARVRIGLDAVATRAALRGFGPYPRSADEVLDRERGPVPARDGDQGLWGYADGAGDLVVPARYAEAQPFSEGLAWVRGPESEHWSLIDLTGEVVVEPTYLAARPFSDGLAWVVRDNSGWLAVDTTGEVVVPPGFADVRPFRKGVAAVRREGWGAVDLTGQIVVPTRYHGFHTLLADGRYVDGFTDEGLAVVDLAGRKGVVDRTGQVIVTPAHPALLIHPVAFLATNGIGRWGALDRRGGPLIDPVFGNPNDVIAEIEALLTDTTPLL from the coding sequence ATGAGTCGCGGCTACGACCGGTGGGGTGATCCCCCCGAGCCGTCCTGGATGGTCGAGCCGACGACCGAATGGCAGCCACAGTTCCCGGGCCAGCGCTACCCGGGCGACGACGGCGCGGACCATCACCAGCCACGGCCCAGGGGCCGGGCGAGCGCGATCGGGCGGGCCGAGGTGCCACCCCTGGCACCGACCAGACCGGACGGTACCTATGTGGGTCGGTCCTGGGAGGACGAGCCCGAGGGCTGGCCGGGTCGGCAGGAGGCCGCCGGTCACCGCCGTCCCGACGGGGGCAACAGCCCACCCGCGTACGACCGTTTCCCGCACCCGGGGCGACCGGAGGAGCGACGGTCGGCACCGGCCGAGCCGGTACGCGGCCGCGACGGGGTCACCTGGTCCGACATGGGTCCGCAGGCGACCGGTGGCACCGGAGCGCCGACCCACCGCACTCCCGACCGGTACGCCCAGCCCGAGGGATACCCCTCGCGCCACGACCGCCGGGATCGGGGCGGCTTCACCTCGCACGAGCGACGCGGCCCCGACCGGTACTCCCGAGGTGAACCCGAACCCGACCGGCGCCAGGCCGACCGGCGAGAGCCGGACCGGTATCCGCAGCACGAACCACAGTGGCGCGACCAGGACCCCGACCGGTACCCCCGACGGCCGGCTCGGCCCGAGCCGCCGGATCGGGATCAGTACCGGCGTGGCGCGCCCGTGTCGCCGGCCGGACCGCCGGAGCGCGGCTGGGTGCCCGAGCCGGGTCAGGAAGGCCAGCGTCCCGCCGCGTACCGGCCGGCCGAGGAGGTCGACCGCCGGTCAGGCGACCCCGCACGACGCCCCCGCTACCAGTGGAGCAGCCATCCCGGCCACCCCGGCCACGAGGACGAGCCCCGCGTGGAGGGTTACCGGGAGCAGTTCGGTGTCGGTGACCCGGAGGCCGCCCCCTACCCGGACGGCTACCTCGACGACGAGCCGGTCCGAGGGCCGCGCGACGAGTGGACCCGCGCACCGGAGCGGTCCCGCACCGAGCCGATTTCCCGGGACCCGCAGCGGCACCCTGAACCGCCACGCCGGGACCTGCCCTGGCCGGAGCCCGGCCCGATGCGCCCCGGCACCGGTCGAGGCCACCGGGAGTACCAGCGCCCGGTGGCCCCGGGCCCCGGCGACCAACCCGGACGCGACGACCGGCGCATCCCCGAGCGGCCCGGACCGGACCGGTTCATGGACCGCCCGGCCGCGCAGCGACCGGACGCCGACCACCCCGTCTCCCCCGCCGCCGACCACCCGTCCCGCCGGCACCTGTCCGTGGTGCCGGAACAGCCCGTCTCCCCCGCCCCCGAGCGGACCGCCCGCCCGGTCTCCCCGGCCCCCGAGCACCCCGTCTCCCCCGCCGCCGGGCGGGCCCGTCCGGTCTCCCCCGCCCCGGGCCAGGACCGGCCCGACAGCTTCCGCCCGCACCCCGACCGGCCCTCGGCCCCGGCACCCGACTGGCCGGGCACCCCCGGCCCGAGTTCGCAGCGCCCCGGCTTCCCGCGCCCCGACCAGCACCAGCCATCCCGGCCGAGCCAGGAGCGGCCCGTCGCCTCCGGGTCCGACCGGGCCGCGCCGGGGGAGACCGTACGGCCCGCACCGCTGCACCAGCACGAGGTACGCCCGGCGCCGCTGCATGACCACCAGGTCCGGCCCGCACCCCTGCACGACCAGCCGATGGCGGCCACCCCGCCCCCGGTCCCCACCCCGACGGTCGCCTCAGCACCCCCGGCCACCCCACCACCCACTTACCGACCGGTCTCCGCGCCATCCACCCAGCGGCCGGTCTCCGCGCCGCCTAGCCACTGGCCGCTGGGTGGCTCGCGATTCGAACACCTCGACGCGCCCGTGGCTGCCCCGACCGACGACCCTCCTGGGTCCACCCCGGTCTCCGGGCCGCCGGTCACCCCGCCGCCCGGCCGGTATGTCCCGCCAGCGGCGGAGACGGCCGCCTCCGCAGGGGTCAACTCGCCGCCGGAGGGTTTTCAGGCATGGTTCGGCTCGCCCGCGCCCAGCCCTGCCGTCGCCCCGGAGAGCACGGACCTACCAGGCCGCCCGACACAGCCTGTTCCGCCGGTGTCCGGGCCACCGGCCACCACGCCGGTGTCCGCGCCACCCGCCACCACGCCGGTCTCCGCACCACCGGCCACCCGGCCGGTGTCCGCACCACCTGCCTCCCCACCGGTGTCCGCGCCGCCAGCGCCATCACTGTCCGCACCACCGGCCACTCCGCCGGTGTCGGCGTCGCCCGCGACCACGCCGGTCTCCGCACCGCCCGCCTCGGCTTCCGCGCCCCTGATCCCACCGCTACCCGCATCGGCACCGCCTTCCGCACCGTCGGTTGCGGCCACCTCCACGTCGGCGGCGGGTCTGCCGACGGCGGTAACACCGGCGACCATCCCGCCCGCGACTCCCGATCCCACTCTGCCCGCGACCCTGGATTCCACTCCGCCTGCCACCCGGGAGCAGCCGTCACCCCCCATGGCACCGGTCTCCGGACCGCCGGCCACCGCCACACCGCAATCCGTCACACCGGCCGCGACCGCACCGGTCTCCGCACCACCCGCAGCGCCCGCAGCGCCGATCCCGTCAGCACCGGCCACCGAGGCAGCATCAGCGATCGACGCACCTCCCGCCGAGGTGATACCGCCAGCCGACGACGTGCCAGCGACCGAGGACGCACCACCGGCCGAGGACGCACCACCGGCTGAGGACGCACCACCGGCTGAGGACGCACCACCGGCTGAGGACGCACCATCGGCCGAGGATGTACCAGCTGCCGACATCGCCTCGGCGGCCGAAGCAGCACCAGCCGACGTCGTACCGCCGGACGACGACGCCCTGGTGGCCGAGGCATCAGCGGCCGACGATGCGACCGAGTCGACGGTTGACGAGGAGCCGGAGCCGCCGGCTGACCCGGAGCAGGTGCTGGCCGGGTACCGCTGGCAGTTGGACCCGGAGCAGCTGCGCGAGGTCGTGGAGGACCCGCAGGAGCTGCGGACGGTACGGGACCGGTTGACCGACAAGCTCGCCTCGGCCCTGGACAACCGCTCCCGCGCCCGGCTGCTGAGTTTGCGGGCAGTGGCCTCCCGGGTGCTCGGTGACCTCGACGATGCGCTGGACGACGGTCGGCTGGCCCTGACCTACGCCGAGGCGACCGGGGAGTTGCGTCGGGTGGCGCTGGCCCAGGCCCGGTTGGCGCACGTGCTGCGCTGGCGGGGCGAGTTCGCCGAGGCCGACCGGCTGTTCGCGGAGGCTAACTCGGTAGAGCTGCCGGACCGGTTGCGGGCCGCCCTGCACGAACACGCCGCGCGGTGCTGCTACGACCAGGGCCGGTTGATGGAGGCCTGTCACCACTTCGAGCGGGCTCTCGACCTGCGCGGGGAGGGGGACGCCGAACTGCTCGCCCGGGTCCGGATCGGACTGGACGCGGTGGCGACCCGAGCCGCCCTACGGGGCTTCGGGCCGTACCCCCGTAGTGCCGACGAGGTGTTGGACCGGGAGCGCGGTCCGGTGCCGGCCCGCGACGGCGATCAGGGTCTGTGGGGGTACGCGGACGGCGCCGGTGACCTGGTCGTGCCGGCCCGGTACGCCGAGGCCCAGCCCTTCTCCGAGGGCCTGGCCTGGGTGCGTGGACCGGAGTCGGAGCACTGGTCGTTGATCGACCTGACCGGGGAGGTGGTGGTCGAGCCGACCTACCTGGCTGCCCGGCCGTTCTCCGACGGCCTGGCCTGGGTGGTACGGGACAACAGCGGTTGGCTGGCCGTGGACACCACCGGCGAGGTGGTCGTACCCCCTGGTTTCGCGGACGTGCGGCCCTTCCGCAAGGGGGTGGCGGCCGTCCGCCGCGAGGGCTGGGGGGCGGTCGACCTGACCGGCCAGATCGTGGTGCCGACCCGGTACCACGGTTTCCACACCCTGCTCGCGGACGGCCGGTACGTCGACGGCTTCACCGATGAGGGCCTGGCCGTGGTCGACCTGGCCGGGCGCAAGGGTGTGGTGGACCGGACCGGCCAGGTGATCGTCACCCCCGCCCACCCGGCGCTGCTCATCCACCCGGTCGCCTTCCTGGCCACCAACGGGATCGGCCGGTGGGGTGCCCTGGACCGGCGGGGCGGGCCGCTGATCGACCCGGTTTTCGGCAACCCGAACGATGTCATCGCCGAGATCGAGGCGCTGCTCACCGACACGACTCCCCTGCTCTGA
- a CDS encoding helix-turn-helix domain-containing protein, whose protein sequence is MSADPSPPLATIAAALRQERQRVGISLTELARRAGIAKSTLSQLEAGLGNPSVETLWALGVALDIPFSRLVEPPANAVRVIRAGDGPRVHSEHADFTATLLTAGAAHARRDVYLLELEPGRVRSAEPHTPRTVEHLVVGAGRLLCGPEHEQVELGPGDYATFPGDTPHRYEALEPGTFVVLIMEHP, encoded by the coding sequence ATGTCCGCGGATCCTTCGCCCCCGCTGGCCACCATCGCCGCTGCTCTCCGCCAGGAACGGCAGCGGGTCGGCATCTCGTTGACCGAACTGGCCCGCCGGGCCGGGATCGCCAAGTCGACCCTGTCGCAACTCGAGGCCGGGCTGGGCAACCCGAGCGTGGAGACCCTGTGGGCCCTGGGTGTGGCGCTCGACATACCCTTCAGCCGCCTGGTCGAGCCACCGGCGAACGCCGTACGGGTGATCCGGGCCGGTGACGGCCCCCGGGTCCACTCCGAGCACGCGGACTTCACCGCCACCCTGCTGACCGCCGGTGCGGCCCACGCCCGCCGGGACGTCTACCTCCTCGAACTGGAGCCGGGGCGGGTCCGCAGCGCCGAGCCACACACCCCACGCACGGTGGAACACCTGGTGGTGGGGGCCGGCCGACTGCTCTGCGGCCCGGAGCACGAGCAGGTGGAACTCGGCCCGGGCGACTACGCCACCTTTCCCGGGGACACCCCGCACCGCTATGAGGCTCTCGAACCGGGCACCTTCGTCGTACTGATCATGGAACATCCCTGA
- a CDS encoding AzlC family ABC transporter permease, whose product MRTPERTAGAGMLRDIAAIGAAMVAVGASFGAVAVAAGLPVWAVIAMSVLVYAGGAQFMAVGLAAAGNPVAAVLAGLLLNARHLPFGLALGDTLGRRLWQRLLGSHLMTDEATAFTLARPAGELRRKAFWLAGILLFVAWNAGTVLGALAGGAAGDPAALGLDAAFPAGLIALLLPALRDRDTRRAAVGGAALAVLTTPVLPAGLPVLLALAGPALLAAHRLRRPTATPEVVEESPVSPEPVPAGRKESSC is encoded by the coding sequence ATGCGTACGCCAGAGCGAACAGCGGGGGCCGGGATGCTCCGCGACATCGCGGCCATCGGGGCGGCGATGGTCGCCGTCGGCGCCTCGTTCGGGGCGGTGGCCGTGGCCGCGGGACTGCCGGTCTGGGCGGTCATCGCCATGTCCGTGCTGGTCTACGCCGGTGGTGCGCAGTTCATGGCGGTCGGGCTGGCGGCTGCCGGCAACCCGGTGGCCGCCGTACTGGCCGGGTTGCTGCTCAACGCCCGACACCTGCCCTTCGGGCTGGCCCTCGGCGACACCCTGGGCCGCCGACTGTGGCAACGGCTGCTCGGCAGTCACCTGATGACCGACGAGGCGACCGCCTTCACCCTCGCCCGCCCGGCCGGTGAACTGCGGCGCAAGGCGTTCTGGCTGGCCGGCATCCTGCTCTTCGTGGCCTGGAACGCCGGTACGGTGCTCGGCGCCCTGGCCGGTGGGGCGGCCGGAGACCCCGCCGCCCTCGGACTGGACGCCGCCTTCCCGGCAGGGCTGATCGCCCTGCTGCTGCCCGCCCTGCGGGACCGGGACACCCGACGGGCGGCCGTGGGCGGGGCGGCCCTGGCGGTACTGACCACGCCGGTGCTGCCGGCCGGGCTGCCGGTCCTGCTGGCGCTGGCCGGCCCGGCGCTGCTGGCCGCGCACCGACTTCGGCGGCCTACGGCCACTCCGGAGGTCGTCGAGGAGTCCCCGGTCTCGCCCGAGCCGGTGCCGGCCGGTCGGAAGGAGTCGTCGTGCTGA
- a CDS encoding AzlD domain-containing protein has product MLIAVIVALAVGTYTFRVAGVLLRDRLDLPTWARQLLPVAAATLLAALAATATLTESGAFSGWARPTGVLVGVLLAWRRAPFVLVVIAAAATTALLRLLGVP; this is encoded by the coding sequence GTGCTGATCGCGGTGATCGTGGCGCTGGCCGTCGGGACGTACACCTTCCGGGTCGCCGGGGTGCTGCTGCGGGACCGGCTGGACCTGCCCACCTGGGCCCGGCAACTGCTGCCGGTCGCCGCGGCGACCCTGCTGGCGGCCCTGGCCGCGACCGCGACCCTGACCGAGTCCGGTGCCTTCTCCGGCTGGGCCCGGCCGACCGGGGTGCTGGTGGGCGTGCTGCTGGCCTGGCGGCGGGCGCCGTTCGTGCTCGTGGTGATCGCCGCGGCGGCCACCACCGCCCTGCTGCGCCTGCTCGGGGTGCCCTGA
- a CDS encoding DUF3043 domain-containing protein: MPSLFRRKSADLVDPASEPLTPAEEEESEAGRPRNYTPSKGRETPKRPSSGRRPPGTTKPLSKEEAKALRRQRRAEASAEFRREGGPRDRGPERLLARNVVDSRRTVGTWFFGGALIVLIGSNQAMPPGIRLAANLLWGALALGVVIDSVFISRKIKKLVRTRYPQSTQRMGSLYLYAIMRAITFRKLRTPEPRVSIGDPV; this comes from the coding sequence GTGCCGTCGCTGTTTCGTCGTAAGTCCGCCGACCTCGTCGACCCCGCCTCCGAGCCGCTGACCCCGGCCGAGGAAGAGGAGTCCGAGGCCGGTCGTCCGCGCAACTACACCCCCAGCAAGGGGCGTGAGACGCCGAAGCGCCCCAGCAGTGGCCGTCGCCCACCGGGTACGACCAAGCCGCTGAGCAAGGAGGAGGCCAAGGCCCTGCGGCGGCAGCGGCGGGCCGAGGCGTCAGCGGAGTTCCGGCGTGAGGGTGGCCCCCGTGACCGGGGCCCGGAGCGGCTGCTGGCCCGCAACGTGGTCGACTCCCGGCGTACCGTCGGCACCTGGTTCTTCGGTGGCGCGCTGATCGTGCTGATCGGGTCCAACCAGGCGATGCCCCCGGGCATCCGGTTGGCCGCCAACCTGCTGTGGGGTGCTCTGGCCCTCGGTGTAGTGATCGACTCGGTCTTCATCTCGCGCAAGATCAAGAAGCTGGTCCGGACCCGCTACCCGCAGTCCACCCAGCGGATGGGGTCGCTGTACCTCTACGCGATCATGCGGGCGATCACCTTCCGCAAGCTGCGTACCCCGGAGCCCCGGGTCTCCATCGGCGACCCGGTCTAG
- the murA gene encoding UDP-N-acetylglucosamine 1-carboxyvinyltransferase — protein MTDDVLVVHGGTPLQGRIRVRGAKNLVSKAMVAALLGDSPSRLFDVPKIRDVEVVRGLLGLHGVKVSDGVEDGELVFDPANVESASTDQINVHAGSSRIPILFCGPLLHRLGHAFIPDLGGCHIGPRPIDFHLQALREFGATVEKTPEGLHLSAPNGLHGTKFALPYPSVGATEQVLLTAVMAEGVTELRNAAVEPEIIDLICVLQKMGAIIKVHTDRVIEIQGVPKLHGYTHRPIPDRIEAASWAAAALATRGHVEVLGAEQADMMTFLNVFRSIGGEYEVTDTRPPRPGQPGQEGGIRFWHPGGELQATALETDVHPGFMTDWQQPLVVALTQARGLSIVHETVYEQRLGYTEALNSMGANIQVYRDCLGGTPCRFGRRNFKHSAVIAGPSKLHAADLVIPDLRAGFSHLIAALAAEGTSRVYGVDLINRGYEDFEAKLADLGAHVERP, from the coding sequence TTGACCGACGACGTCCTGGTCGTACACGGAGGCACCCCCCTGCAGGGGCGGATCCGCGTGCGCGGCGCGAAGAACCTGGTCTCCAAGGCGATGGTCGCCGCCCTGCTCGGCGACAGCCCCAGCCGGCTGTTCGACGTGCCGAAGATCCGTGATGTGGAGGTGGTCCGGGGCCTGCTCGGGCTGCACGGCGTCAAGGTCAGCGACGGGGTCGAGGACGGCGAGCTGGTCTTCGATCCGGCGAACGTGGAAAGCGCCAGCACCGACCAGATCAATGTGCACGCCGGGTCCAGCCGGATCCCGATCCTGTTCTGCGGGCCGCTGCTGCACCGCCTCGGCCACGCCTTCATTCCGGACCTGGGCGGCTGCCACATCGGGCCGCGACCGATCGACTTCCACCTTCAGGCGCTGCGCGAGTTCGGCGCGACGGTCGAGAAGACCCCGGAAGGGCTGCACCTGTCCGCGCCGAACGGCCTGCACGGCACCAAGTTCGCCCTGCCGTACCCGAGTGTGGGCGCCACCGAGCAGGTGCTGCTCACCGCGGTGATGGCCGAGGGGGTCACCGAGCTGCGCAACGCCGCCGTGGAGCCGGAGATCATCGACCTGATCTGCGTGCTGCAGAAGATGGGCGCGATCATCAAGGTGCACACCGACCGGGTGATCGAGATCCAGGGCGTACCGAAGCTGCACGGTTACACCCACCGGCCGATCCCGGACCGGATCGAGGCGGCGAGCTGGGCGGCGGCGGCGCTGGCCACCCGTGGTCACGTGGAGGTGCTCGGCGCCGAGCAGGCCGACATGATGACCTTCCTGAACGTGTTCCGCTCGATCGGCGGCGAGTACGAGGTCACCGACACCCGCCCGCCGCGCCCGGGGCAGCCGGGCCAGGAGGGCGGCATCCGCTTCTGGCACCCCGGCGGCGAACTCCAGGCCACCGCGCTGGAGACGGACGTGCACCCGGGGTTCATGACCGACTGGCAGCAGCCGCTGGTGGTGGCGCTGACCCAGGCCCGGGGCCTGTCGATCGTGCACGAGACGGTCTACGAGCAACGGCTGGGCTACACCGAGGCGCTCAACTCGATGGGCGCCAACATCCAGGTCTACCGGGACTGCCTGGGCGGCACCCCGTGCCGCTTCGGCCGGCGCAACTTCAAGCACTCCGCGGTGATCGCCGGGCCGAGCAAGCTGCACGCGGCCGACCTGGTCATCCCGGACCTGCGGGCCGGCTTCAGCCACCTGATCGCGGCGTTGGCCGCCGAGGGCACCTCCCGGGTGTACGGCGTCGACCTGATCAACCGGGGCTACGAGGACTTCGAGGCCAAGCTGGCCGACCTCGGCGCCCACGTCGAGCGGCCGTAA
- the nadA gene encoding quinolinate synthase NadA: MTSTWVEPSNTATALLLLGRGADPATERGVECPGDLPAPSDPDLVERARAAKAALGDKVFVLGHHYQRDEVIQFADVTGDSFKLAREAAARPDAEYIVFCGVHFMAESADILTSDTQRVVLPDLAAGCSMADMAALPQVESAWEVLTDLGIAAQTVPVTYMNSSADIKGFVGRNGGVVCTSSNAKRALEWAYQQGEKVLFLPDQHLGRNTAVLEMGFTLDDCVLYDPHKPGGGLTPEQLRDARMILWRGHCSVHGRFTLESVNDVRERVPGVNVLVHPECRHEVVNAADLVGSTEYIIRTVEAAPAGSAWAIGTELNLVRRLALAHPDKQIMFLDRAVCYCSTMNRIDLPHLVWALEELVAGRVVNQITVDPDTAHHARTALDQMLALPGA; the protein is encoded by the coding sequence GTGACGTCGACCTGGGTTGAGCCCTCGAACACCGCCACCGCGTTGCTGCTGCTGGGCCGCGGCGCCGACCCCGCCACCGAGCGTGGCGTGGAGTGTCCGGGTGATCTTCCGGCACCTAGTGACCCCGACCTGGTGGAGCGGGCCCGGGCGGCCAAGGCAGCCCTGGGCGACAAGGTCTTCGTGCTGGGCCACCACTACCAGCGCGACGAGGTGATCCAGTTCGCCGATGTGACCGGCGACTCGTTCAAGCTGGCCCGCGAGGCCGCCGCCCGGCCGGACGCGGAGTACATCGTCTTCTGCGGTGTGCACTTCATGGCCGAGAGCGCCGACATCCTCACCTCGGACACCCAGCGGGTCGTCCTGCCGGATCTGGCGGCCGGCTGCTCGATGGCGGACATGGCGGCGCTGCCCCAGGTCGAGAGCGCCTGGGAGGTGCTGACCGACCTGGGTATCGCGGCCCAGACCGTGCCGGTGACCTACATGAACTCCTCGGCCGACATCAAGGGCTTCGTCGGCCGCAACGGCGGGGTGGTCTGCACCTCGTCGAACGCCAAGCGGGCCCTGGAGTGGGCCTACCAGCAGGGTGAGAAGGTCCTCTTCCTGCCCGACCAGCACCTGGGCCGCAACACCGCCGTACTGGAGATGGGCTTCACCCTGGACGACTGTGTGCTCTACGACCCGCACAAGCCGGGCGGCGGGCTCACCCCCGAGCAGCTCCGCGACGCCCGCATGATCCTGTGGCGAGGGCACTGCTCGGTGCACGGGCGGTTCACCCTGGAGAGCGTCAACGACGTCCGGGAACGGGTCCCCGGGGTCAACGTGCTGGTGCACCCGGAGTGCCGGCACGAGGTGGTCAACGCCGCCGATCTGGTCGGTTCGACCGAGTACATCATCCGGACCGTCGAGGCCGCGCCGGCCGGTTCCGCGTGGGCGATCGGCACCGAACTGAATCTGGTACGCCGGCTCGCCCTGGCCCACCCGGACAAGCAGATCATGTTCCTGGACCGGGCGGTCTGCTACTGCTCGACGATGAACCGCATCGATCTTCCGCACCTGGTCTGGGCGCTGGAGGAGCTGGTCGCCGGCCGGGTGGTCAACCAGATCACGGTCGACCCCGACACCGCACACCACGCCCGTACAGCCCTGGATCAGATGCTCGCCCTGCCCGGCGCCTGA